One window from the genome of Salmo salar chromosome ssa25, Ssal_v3.1, whole genome shotgun sequence encodes:
- the LOC106586265 gene encoding muscleblind-like protein 2a isoform X13 produces MALNISSIRDTKWLTLEVCRQFQRGTCSRSDEECKFAHPPKSCQVENGRVIACFDSLKGRCSRENCKYLHPPSHLKTQLEINGRNNLIQQKTAAAMLAQQMHFMIPGTSMQPVPTFNMNQGLGTSPGLSYSPYLTPMTSMSHGMSLMPTEMLPSTPVMVPGSPGVTVQSSNSSSSSPSQKLLRTDKLEVCREFQRGNCARGETDCRFAHPSDSPMIDTSDNTVTVCMDYIKSRCSREKCKYFHPPAHLQAKIKASQHQVNQSAVAAQAAAAAMAFPHGCLQPLPKRQALEKSNGASSFFNPSMLHYQQALANAQLQQTSAFYPAGSVFCMSPATGIVPMMYSATPATVSAATTPATSVPYAATAPANQIILK; encoded by the exons ATGGCTCTGAATATATCTTCGATAAGAGACACAAAATGGCTGACATTGGAAGTTTGTCGGCAGTTTCAGAGAGGAACTTGCTCACGGAGTGATGAGGAATGCAAATTTGCACACCCACCAAAGAGCTGCCAGGTTGAAAACGGAAGAGTTATTGCCTGCTTTGACTCGCTAAAG GGTCGATGTTCAAGAGAAAACTGTAAGTACCTTCATCCACCTTCGCATTTAAAAACCCAGCTAGAGATTAACGGACGCAACAACCTCATCCAGCAGAAGACGGCAGCAGCCATGCTAGCCCAGCAGATGCACTTCATGATCCCAGGCACGAGCATGCAGCCTGTA CCTACATTCAATATGAACCAGGGGCTTGGTACGAGCCCTGGTCTCAGCTACTCTCCATATCTTACACCCATGACCTCTATGAGCCACGGGATGAGCCTGATGCCCACCGAGATGCTCCCCAGTACCCCAGTGATGGTCCCTGGAAGCCCCGGTGTCACAGTCCAGAGCTCCAActcgtcctcctcttccccctcacaGAAGCTGCTGCGCACCGACAAACTGGAG GTGTGTCGCGAGTTCCAGCGGGGGAACTGTGCGCGAGGCGAGACTGACTGCCGCTTCGCCCACCCCAGCGACAGCCCCATGATCGACACCAGCGACAACACAGTCACCGTCTGCATGGACTACATCAAGTCGCGCTGCTCCAGGGAGAAGTGCAAGTACTTCCACCCCCCTGCTCACTTACAGGCCAAAATCAAAgcctctcaacaccaggtcaaCCAATCGGCTGTGGCAGCCCAGGCAGCAGCTGCAGCCATG GCGTTCCCCCATGGCTGCCTGCAGCCCCTACCAAAGAGACAAGCACTGGAGAAGAGCAACGGGGCCAGCTCCTTCTTCAACCCCAGTATGTTGCACTACCAGCAGGCTCTGGCCAATGCACAGCTCCAGCAGACGTCTGCGTTCTATCCCGCAG GGTCAGTGTTTTGCATGTCTCCTGCTACCGGCATTG TACCCATGATGTACAGTGCTACGCCTGCTACTGTCTCTGCAGCAACTACTCCTGCCACAAGTGTCCCCTACGCAGCAACAGCACCAGCCAATCAG ATCATCCTAAAGTAA
- the LOC106586265 gene encoding muscleblind-like protein 2a isoform X5 — translation MALNISSIRDTKWLTLEVCRQFQRGTCSRSDEECKFAHPPKSCQVENGRVIACFDSLKGRCSRENCKYLHPPSHLKTQLEINGRNNLIQQKTAAAMLAQQMHFMIPGTSMQPVVSYSYSVPTFNMNQGLGTSPGLSYSPYLTPMTSMSHGMSLMPTEMLPSTPVMVPGSPGVTVQSSNSSSSSPSQKLLRTDKLEVCREFQRGNCARGETDCRFAHPSDSPMIDTSDNTVTVCMDYIKSRCSREKCKYFHPPAHLQAKIKASQHQVNQSAVAAQAAAAAMAFPHGCLQPLPKRQALEKSNGASSFFNPSMLHYQQALANAQLQQTSAFYPAGRYISASRLHHPGSVFCMSPATGIVPMMYSATPATVSAATTPATSVPYAATAPANQIILK, via the exons ATGGCTCTGAATATATCTTCGATAAGAGACACAAAATGGCTGACATTGGAAGTTTGTCGGCAGTTTCAGAGAGGAACTTGCTCACGGAGTGATGAGGAATGCAAATTTGCACACCCACCAAAGAGCTGCCAGGTTGAAAACGGAAGAGTTATTGCCTGCTTTGACTCGCTAAAG GGTCGATGTTCAAGAGAAAACTGTAAGTACCTTCATCCACCTTCGCATTTAAAAACCCAGCTAGAGATTAACGGACGCAACAACCTCATCCAGCAGAAGACGGCAGCAGCCATGCTAGCCCAGCAGATGCACTTCATGATCCCAGGCACGAGCATGCAGCCTGTAGTAAGTTACTCATATTCAGTA CCTACATTCAATATGAACCAGGGGCTTGGTACGAGCCCTGGTCTCAGCTACTCTCCATATCTTACACCCATGACCTCTATGAGCCACGGGATGAGCCTGATGCCCACCGAGATGCTCCCCAGTACCCCAGTGATGGTCCCTGGAAGCCCCGGTGTCACAGTCCAGAGCTCCAActcgtcctcctcttccccctcacaGAAGCTGCTGCGCACCGACAAACTGGAG GTGTGTCGCGAGTTCCAGCGGGGGAACTGTGCGCGAGGCGAGACTGACTGCCGCTTCGCCCACCCCAGCGACAGCCCCATGATCGACACCAGCGACAACACAGTCACCGTCTGCATGGACTACATCAAGTCGCGCTGCTCCAGGGAGAAGTGCAAGTACTTCCACCCCCCTGCTCACTTACAGGCCAAAATCAAAgcctctcaacaccaggtcaaCCAATCGGCTGTGGCAGCCCAGGCAGCAGCTGCAGCCATG GCGTTCCCCCATGGCTGCCTGCAGCCCCTACCAAAGAGACAAGCACTGGAGAAGAGCAACGGGGCCAGCTCCTTCTTCAACCCCAGTATGTTGCACTACCAGCAGGCTCTGGCCAATGCACAGCTCCAGCAGACGTCTGCGTTCTATCCCGCAG GCAGATATATCAGTGCTTCCAGATTACATCATCCAG GGTCAGTGTTTTGCATGTCTCCTGCTACCGGCATTG TACCCATGATGTACAGTGCTACGCCTGCTACTGTCTCTGCAGCAACTACTCCTGCCACAAGTGTCCCCTACGCAGCAACAGCACCAGCCAATCAG ATCATCCTAAAGTAA
- the LOC106586265 gene encoding muscleblind-like protein 2a isoform X11, protein MALNISSIRDTKWLTLEVCRQFQRGTCSRSDEECKFAHPPKSCQVENGRVIACFDSLKGRCSRENCKYLHPPSHLKTQLEINGRNNLIQQKTAAAMLAQQMHFMIPGTSMQPVVSYSYSVPTFNMNQGLGTSPGLSYSPYLTPMTSMSHGMSLMPTEMLPSTPVMVPGSPGVTVQSSNSSSSSPSQKLLRTDKLEVCREFQRGNCARGETDCRFAHPSDSPMIDTSDNTVTVCMDYIKSRCSREKCKYFHPPAHLQAKIKASQHQVNQSAVAAQAAAAAMAFPHGCLQPLPKRQALEKSNGASSFFNPSMLHYQQALANAQLQQTSAFYPAGRYISASRLHHPVPMMYSATPATVSAATTPATSVPYAATAPANQIILK, encoded by the exons ATGGCTCTGAATATATCTTCGATAAGAGACACAAAATGGCTGACATTGGAAGTTTGTCGGCAGTTTCAGAGAGGAACTTGCTCACGGAGTGATGAGGAATGCAAATTTGCACACCCACCAAAGAGCTGCCAGGTTGAAAACGGAAGAGTTATTGCCTGCTTTGACTCGCTAAAG GGTCGATGTTCAAGAGAAAACTGTAAGTACCTTCATCCACCTTCGCATTTAAAAACCCAGCTAGAGATTAACGGACGCAACAACCTCATCCAGCAGAAGACGGCAGCAGCCATGCTAGCCCAGCAGATGCACTTCATGATCCCAGGCACGAGCATGCAGCCTGTAGTAAGTTACTCATATTCAGTA CCTACATTCAATATGAACCAGGGGCTTGGTACGAGCCCTGGTCTCAGCTACTCTCCATATCTTACACCCATGACCTCTATGAGCCACGGGATGAGCCTGATGCCCACCGAGATGCTCCCCAGTACCCCAGTGATGGTCCCTGGAAGCCCCGGTGTCACAGTCCAGAGCTCCAActcgtcctcctcttccccctcacaGAAGCTGCTGCGCACCGACAAACTGGAG GTGTGTCGCGAGTTCCAGCGGGGGAACTGTGCGCGAGGCGAGACTGACTGCCGCTTCGCCCACCCCAGCGACAGCCCCATGATCGACACCAGCGACAACACAGTCACCGTCTGCATGGACTACATCAAGTCGCGCTGCTCCAGGGAGAAGTGCAAGTACTTCCACCCCCCTGCTCACTTACAGGCCAAAATCAAAgcctctcaacaccaggtcaaCCAATCGGCTGTGGCAGCCCAGGCAGCAGCTGCAGCCATG GCGTTCCCCCATGGCTGCCTGCAGCCCCTACCAAAGAGACAAGCACTGGAGAAGAGCAACGGGGCCAGCTCCTTCTTCAACCCCAGTATGTTGCACTACCAGCAGGCTCTGGCCAATGCACAGCTCCAGCAGACGTCTGCGTTCTATCCCGCAG GCAGATATATCAGTGCTTCCAGATTACATCATCCAG TACCCATGATGTACAGTGCTACGCCTGCTACTGTCTCTGCAGCAACTACTCCTGCCACAAGTGTCCCCTACGCAGCAACAGCACCAGCCAATCAG ATCATCCTAAAGTAA
- the LOC106586265 gene encoding muscleblind-like protein 2a isoform X6, with product MALNISSIRDTKWLTLEVCRQFQRGTCSRSDEECKFAHPPKSCQVENGRVIACFDSLKGRCSRENCKYLHPPSHLKTQLEINGRNNLIQQKTAAAMLAQQMHFMIPGTSMQPVPTFNMNQGLGTSPGLSYSPYLTPMTSMSHGMSLMPTEMLPSTPVMVPGSPGVTVQSSNSSSSSPSQKLLRTDKLEVCREFQRGNCARGETDCRFAHPSDSPMIDTSDNTVTVCMDYIKSRCSREKCKYFHPPAHLQAKIKASQHQVNQSAVAAQAAAAAMTQSTAKAMKRPLEATVDLAFPHGCLQPLPKRQALEKSNGASSFFNPSMLHYQQALANAQLQQTSAFYPAGSVFCMSPATGIVPMMYSATPATVSAATTPATSVPYAATAPANQIILK from the exons ATGGCTCTGAATATATCTTCGATAAGAGACACAAAATGGCTGACATTGGAAGTTTGTCGGCAGTTTCAGAGAGGAACTTGCTCACGGAGTGATGAGGAATGCAAATTTGCACACCCACCAAAGAGCTGCCAGGTTGAAAACGGAAGAGTTATTGCCTGCTTTGACTCGCTAAAG GGTCGATGTTCAAGAGAAAACTGTAAGTACCTTCATCCACCTTCGCATTTAAAAACCCAGCTAGAGATTAACGGACGCAACAACCTCATCCAGCAGAAGACGGCAGCAGCCATGCTAGCCCAGCAGATGCACTTCATGATCCCAGGCACGAGCATGCAGCCTGTA CCTACATTCAATATGAACCAGGGGCTTGGTACGAGCCCTGGTCTCAGCTACTCTCCATATCTTACACCCATGACCTCTATGAGCCACGGGATGAGCCTGATGCCCACCGAGATGCTCCCCAGTACCCCAGTGATGGTCCCTGGAAGCCCCGGTGTCACAGTCCAGAGCTCCAActcgtcctcctcttccccctcacaGAAGCTGCTGCGCACCGACAAACTGGAG GTGTGTCGCGAGTTCCAGCGGGGGAACTGTGCGCGAGGCGAGACTGACTGCCGCTTCGCCCACCCCAGCGACAGCCCCATGATCGACACCAGCGACAACACAGTCACCGTCTGCATGGACTACATCAAGTCGCGCTGCTCCAGGGAGAAGTGCAAGTACTTCCACCCCCCTGCTCACTTACAGGCCAAAATCAAAgcctctcaacaccaggtcaaCCAATCGGCTGTGGCAGCCCAGGCAGCAGCTGCAGCCATG ACTCAGTCGACTGCCAAAGCAATGAAGCGACCCCTCGAGGCAACTGTAGACCTG GCGTTCCCCCATGGCTGCCTGCAGCCCCTACCAAAGAGACAAGCACTGGAGAAGAGCAACGGGGCCAGCTCCTTCTTCAACCCCAGTATGTTGCACTACCAGCAGGCTCTGGCCAATGCACAGCTCCAGCAGACGTCTGCGTTCTATCCCGCAG GGTCAGTGTTTTGCATGTCTCCTGCTACCGGCATTG TACCCATGATGTACAGTGCTACGCCTGCTACTGTCTCTGCAGCAACTACTCCTGCCACAAGTGTCCCCTACGCAGCAACAGCACCAGCCAATCAG ATCATCCTAAAGTAA
- the LOC106586265 gene encoding muscleblind-like protein 2a isoform X4 yields the protein MALNISSIRDTKWLTLEVCRQFQRGTCSRSDEECKFAHPPKSCQVENGRVIACFDSLKGRCSRENCKYLHPPSHLKTQLEINGRNNLIQQKTAAAMLAQQMHFMIPGTSMQPVVSYSYSVPTFNMNQGLGTSPGLSYSPYLTPMTSMSHGMSLMPTEMLPSTPVMVPGSPGVTVQSSNSSSSSPSQKLLRTDKLEVCREFQRGNCARGETDCRFAHPSDSPMIDTSDNTVTVCMDYIKSRCSREKCKYFHPPAHLQAKIKASQHQVNQSAVAAQAAAAAMTQSTAKAMKRPLEATVDLAFPHGCLQPLPKRQALEKSNGASSFFNPSMLHYQQALANAQLQQTSAFYPAGRYISASRLHHPVPMMYSATPATVSAATTPATSVPYAATAPANQIILK from the exons ATGGCTCTGAATATATCTTCGATAAGAGACACAAAATGGCTGACATTGGAAGTTTGTCGGCAGTTTCAGAGAGGAACTTGCTCACGGAGTGATGAGGAATGCAAATTTGCACACCCACCAAAGAGCTGCCAGGTTGAAAACGGAAGAGTTATTGCCTGCTTTGACTCGCTAAAG GGTCGATGTTCAAGAGAAAACTGTAAGTACCTTCATCCACCTTCGCATTTAAAAACCCAGCTAGAGATTAACGGACGCAACAACCTCATCCAGCAGAAGACGGCAGCAGCCATGCTAGCCCAGCAGATGCACTTCATGATCCCAGGCACGAGCATGCAGCCTGTAGTAAGTTACTCATATTCAGTA CCTACATTCAATATGAACCAGGGGCTTGGTACGAGCCCTGGTCTCAGCTACTCTCCATATCTTACACCCATGACCTCTATGAGCCACGGGATGAGCCTGATGCCCACCGAGATGCTCCCCAGTACCCCAGTGATGGTCCCTGGAAGCCCCGGTGTCACAGTCCAGAGCTCCAActcgtcctcctcttccccctcacaGAAGCTGCTGCGCACCGACAAACTGGAG GTGTGTCGCGAGTTCCAGCGGGGGAACTGTGCGCGAGGCGAGACTGACTGCCGCTTCGCCCACCCCAGCGACAGCCCCATGATCGACACCAGCGACAACACAGTCACCGTCTGCATGGACTACATCAAGTCGCGCTGCTCCAGGGAGAAGTGCAAGTACTTCCACCCCCCTGCTCACTTACAGGCCAAAATCAAAgcctctcaacaccaggtcaaCCAATCGGCTGTGGCAGCCCAGGCAGCAGCTGCAGCCATG ACTCAGTCGACTGCCAAAGCAATGAAGCGACCCCTCGAGGCAACTGTAGACCTG GCGTTCCCCCATGGCTGCCTGCAGCCCCTACCAAAGAGACAAGCACTGGAGAAGAGCAACGGGGCCAGCTCCTTCTTCAACCCCAGTATGTTGCACTACCAGCAGGCTCTGGCCAATGCACAGCTCCAGCAGACGTCTGCGTTCTATCCCGCAG GCAGATATATCAGTGCTTCCAGATTACATCATCCAG TACCCATGATGTACAGTGCTACGCCTGCTACTGTCTCTGCAGCAACTACTCCTGCCACAAGTGTCCCCTACGCAGCAACAGCACCAGCCAATCAG ATCATCCTAAAGTAA
- the LOC106586265 gene encoding muscleblind-like protein 2a isoform X10, with protein sequence MALNISSIRDTKWLTLEVCRQFQRGTCSRSDEECKFAHPPKSCQVENGRVIACFDSLKGRCSRENCKYLHPPSHLKTQLEINGRNNLIQQKTAAAMLAQQMHFMIPGTSMQPVVSYSYSVPTFNMNQGLGTSPGLSYSPYLTPMTSMSHGMSLMPTEMLPSTPVMVPGSPGVTVQSSNSSSSSPSQKLLRTDKLEVCREFQRGNCARGETDCRFAHPSDSPMIDTSDNTVTVCMDYIKSRCSREKCKYFHPPAHLQAKIKASQHQVNQSAVAAQAAAAAMAFPHGCLQPLPKRQALEKSNGASSFFNPSMLHYQQALANAQLQQTSAFYPAGSVFCMSPATGIVPMMYSATPATVSAATTPATSVPYAATAPANQIILK encoded by the exons ATGGCTCTGAATATATCTTCGATAAGAGACACAAAATGGCTGACATTGGAAGTTTGTCGGCAGTTTCAGAGAGGAACTTGCTCACGGAGTGATGAGGAATGCAAATTTGCACACCCACCAAAGAGCTGCCAGGTTGAAAACGGAAGAGTTATTGCCTGCTTTGACTCGCTAAAG GGTCGATGTTCAAGAGAAAACTGTAAGTACCTTCATCCACCTTCGCATTTAAAAACCCAGCTAGAGATTAACGGACGCAACAACCTCATCCAGCAGAAGACGGCAGCAGCCATGCTAGCCCAGCAGATGCACTTCATGATCCCAGGCACGAGCATGCAGCCTGTAGTAAGTTACTCATATTCAGTA CCTACATTCAATATGAACCAGGGGCTTGGTACGAGCCCTGGTCTCAGCTACTCTCCATATCTTACACCCATGACCTCTATGAGCCACGGGATGAGCCTGATGCCCACCGAGATGCTCCCCAGTACCCCAGTGATGGTCCCTGGAAGCCCCGGTGTCACAGTCCAGAGCTCCAActcgtcctcctcttccccctcacaGAAGCTGCTGCGCACCGACAAACTGGAG GTGTGTCGCGAGTTCCAGCGGGGGAACTGTGCGCGAGGCGAGACTGACTGCCGCTTCGCCCACCCCAGCGACAGCCCCATGATCGACACCAGCGACAACACAGTCACCGTCTGCATGGACTACATCAAGTCGCGCTGCTCCAGGGAGAAGTGCAAGTACTTCCACCCCCCTGCTCACTTACAGGCCAAAATCAAAgcctctcaacaccaggtcaaCCAATCGGCTGTGGCAGCCCAGGCAGCAGCTGCAGCCATG GCGTTCCCCCATGGCTGCCTGCAGCCCCTACCAAAGAGACAAGCACTGGAGAAGAGCAACGGGGCCAGCTCCTTCTTCAACCCCAGTATGTTGCACTACCAGCAGGCTCTGGCCAATGCACAGCTCCAGCAGACGTCTGCGTTCTATCCCGCAG GGTCAGTGTTTTGCATGTCTCCTGCTACCGGCATTG TACCCATGATGTACAGTGCTACGCCTGCTACTGTCTCTGCAGCAACTACTCCTGCCACAAGTGTCCCCTACGCAGCAACAGCACCAGCCAATCAG ATCATCCTAAAGTAA
- the LOC106586265 gene encoding muscleblind-like protein 2a isoform X9: MALNISSIRDTKWLTLEVCRQFQRGTCSRSDEECKFAHPPKSCQVENGRVIACFDSLKGRCSRENCKYLHPPSHLKTQLEINGRNNLIQQKTAAAMLAQQMHFMIPGTSMQPVPTFNMNQGLGTSPGLSYSPYLTPMTSMSHGMSLMPTEMLPSTPVMVPGSPGVTVQSSNSSSSSPSQKLLRTDKLEVCREFQRGNCARGETDCRFAHPSDSPMIDTSDNTVTVCMDYIKSRCSREKCKYFHPPAHLQAKIKASQHQVNQSAVAAQAAAAAMAFPHGCLQPLPKRQALEKSNGASSFFNPSMLHYQQALANAQLQQTSAFYPAGRYISASRLHHPGSVFCMSPATGIVPMMYSATPATVSAATTPATSVPYAATAPANQIILK; the protein is encoded by the exons ATGGCTCTGAATATATCTTCGATAAGAGACACAAAATGGCTGACATTGGAAGTTTGTCGGCAGTTTCAGAGAGGAACTTGCTCACGGAGTGATGAGGAATGCAAATTTGCACACCCACCAAAGAGCTGCCAGGTTGAAAACGGAAGAGTTATTGCCTGCTTTGACTCGCTAAAG GGTCGATGTTCAAGAGAAAACTGTAAGTACCTTCATCCACCTTCGCATTTAAAAACCCAGCTAGAGATTAACGGACGCAACAACCTCATCCAGCAGAAGACGGCAGCAGCCATGCTAGCCCAGCAGATGCACTTCATGATCCCAGGCACGAGCATGCAGCCTGTA CCTACATTCAATATGAACCAGGGGCTTGGTACGAGCCCTGGTCTCAGCTACTCTCCATATCTTACACCCATGACCTCTATGAGCCACGGGATGAGCCTGATGCCCACCGAGATGCTCCCCAGTACCCCAGTGATGGTCCCTGGAAGCCCCGGTGTCACAGTCCAGAGCTCCAActcgtcctcctcttccccctcacaGAAGCTGCTGCGCACCGACAAACTGGAG GTGTGTCGCGAGTTCCAGCGGGGGAACTGTGCGCGAGGCGAGACTGACTGCCGCTTCGCCCACCCCAGCGACAGCCCCATGATCGACACCAGCGACAACACAGTCACCGTCTGCATGGACTACATCAAGTCGCGCTGCTCCAGGGAGAAGTGCAAGTACTTCCACCCCCCTGCTCACTTACAGGCCAAAATCAAAgcctctcaacaccaggtcaaCCAATCGGCTGTGGCAGCCCAGGCAGCAGCTGCAGCCATG GCGTTCCCCCATGGCTGCCTGCAGCCCCTACCAAAGAGACAAGCACTGGAGAAGAGCAACGGGGCCAGCTCCTTCTTCAACCCCAGTATGTTGCACTACCAGCAGGCTCTGGCCAATGCACAGCTCCAGCAGACGTCTGCGTTCTATCCCGCAG GCAGATATATCAGTGCTTCCAGATTACATCATCCAG GGTCAGTGTTTTGCATGTCTCCTGCTACCGGCATTG TACCCATGATGTACAGTGCTACGCCTGCTACTGTCTCTGCAGCAACTACTCCTGCCACAAGTGTCCCCTACGCAGCAACAGCACCAGCCAATCAG ATCATCCTAAAGTAA
- the LOC106586265 gene encoding muscleblind-like protein 2a isoform X12, with translation MALNISSIRDTKWLTLEVCRQFQRGTCSRSDEECKFAHPPKSCQVENGRVIACFDSLKGRCSRENCKYLHPPSHLKTQLEINGRNNLIQQKTAAAMLAQQMHFMIPGTSMQPVPTFNMNQGLGTSPGLSYSPYLTPMTSMSHGMSLMPTEMLPSTPVMVPGSPGVTVQSSNSSSSSPSQKLLRTDKLEVCREFQRGNCARGETDCRFAHPSDSPMIDTSDNTVTVCMDYIKSRCSREKCKYFHPPAHLQAKIKASQHQVNQSAVAAQAAAAAMTQSTAKAMKRPLEATVDLAFPHGCLQPLPKRQALEKSNGASSFFNPSMLHYQQALANAQLQQTSAFYPAVPMMYSATPATVSAATTPATSVPYAATAPANQIILK, from the exons ATGGCTCTGAATATATCTTCGATAAGAGACACAAAATGGCTGACATTGGAAGTTTGTCGGCAGTTTCAGAGAGGAACTTGCTCACGGAGTGATGAGGAATGCAAATTTGCACACCCACCAAAGAGCTGCCAGGTTGAAAACGGAAGAGTTATTGCCTGCTTTGACTCGCTAAAG GGTCGATGTTCAAGAGAAAACTGTAAGTACCTTCATCCACCTTCGCATTTAAAAACCCAGCTAGAGATTAACGGACGCAACAACCTCATCCAGCAGAAGACGGCAGCAGCCATGCTAGCCCAGCAGATGCACTTCATGATCCCAGGCACGAGCATGCAGCCTGTA CCTACATTCAATATGAACCAGGGGCTTGGTACGAGCCCTGGTCTCAGCTACTCTCCATATCTTACACCCATGACCTCTATGAGCCACGGGATGAGCCTGATGCCCACCGAGATGCTCCCCAGTACCCCAGTGATGGTCCCTGGAAGCCCCGGTGTCACAGTCCAGAGCTCCAActcgtcctcctcttccccctcacaGAAGCTGCTGCGCACCGACAAACTGGAG GTGTGTCGCGAGTTCCAGCGGGGGAACTGTGCGCGAGGCGAGACTGACTGCCGCTTCGCCCACCCCAGCGACAGCCCCATGATCGACACCAGCGACAACACAGTCACCGTCTGCATGGACTACATCAAGTCGCGCTGCTCCAGGGAGAAGTGCAAGTACTTCCACCCCCCTGCTCACTTACAGGCCAAAATCAAAgcctctcaacaccaggtcaaCCAATCGGCTGTGGCAGCCCAGGCAGCAGCTGCAGCCATG ACTCAGTCGACTGCCAAAGCAATGAAGCGACCCCTCGAGGCAACTGTAGACCTG GCGTTCCCCCATGGCTGCCTGCAGCCCCTACCAAAGAGACAAGCACTGGAGAAGAGCAACGGGGCCAGCTCCTTCTTCAACCCCAGTATGTTGCACTACCAGCAGGCTCTGGCCAATGCACAGCTCCAGCAGACGTCTGCGTTCTATCCCGCAG TACCCATGATGTACAGTGCTACGCCTGCTACTGTCTCTGCAGCAACTACTCCTGCCACAAGTGTCCCCTACGCAGCAACAGCACCAGCCAATCAG ATCATCCTAAAGTAA